A region from the Candidatus Binatia bacterium genome encodes:
- a CDS encoding SGNH/GDSL hydrolase family protein, translated as MRATRRRGGGQQRRACNPGRRVYNLGMVGFGTDLMLRAFEQVVHSDDLRRVSPTYNGMGFPLPEYELEEGWLVSVPYRDRAPWERPLVLQGVRFACWRFSRASFALNAAILDRIRELASNPRAALVLAYAPPPNEAWHDRMREEFLAEWASERGVPFVDLRPAGRYAGRAYLEGDLHWSVAGHEMVAEVLAPVLSRALPPQVNVVRKATFGRHAATEAPWD; from the coding sequence ATGCGCGCCACGCGACGCCGTGGGGGTGGGCAGCAGCGGCGGGCGTGCAACCCCGGCCGGCGCGTCTACAACCTCGGCATGGTCGGCTTCGGGACCGATCTGATGCTGCGGGCGTTCGAGCAGGTCGTGCACAGCGACGACCTCCGCCGCGTCAGCCCAACGTACAACGGGATGGGCTTCCCGCTTCCCGAGTACGAGCTCGAGGAAGGCTGGCTCGTCTCGGTGCCGTATCGAGATCGCGCACCGTGGGAGCGTCCCCTCGTGCTGCAGGGCGTGCGCTTCGCGTGCTGGCGCTTCTCGCGCGCGTCGTTCGCGCTGAATGCGGCGATCCTCGACCGGATCCGGGAGCTAGCGAGCAATCCGAGAGCGGCGCTGGTGCTCGCTTACGCTCCGCCGCCGAACGAGGCCTGGCACGATCGCATGCGCGAGGAGTTCCTTGCGGAGTGGGCGTCGGAGCGCGGCGTGCCGTTCGTCGATCTGCGGCCGGCGGGTCGGTACGCGGGGCGCGCGTATCTCGAAGGCGACTTGCACTGGAGCGTCGCTGGGCACGAGATGGTGGCGGAGGTCCTGGCACCGGTGCTCAGTCGCGCGCTGCCTCCACAGGTCAACGTGGTGCGCAAGGCGACGTTCGGCCGCCATGCCGCCACCGAGGCTCCGTGGGACTAG
- a CDS encoding PQQ-dependent sugar dehydrogenase: protein MTRARSSSCLVRLAVALALATALGCSNYYLPLGRMTVNFPGFTGDAMTESEVRARLRVPEGFAVNSFASGIPNARMMRFTEAGDMLVSSPREGKVWLLARDRNGDGTADGKRVLLDGLNRPHGLALHDGWLYVAETDAVLRVRFDAESGTVRGAPERIITGLPGGGNHWTRTIAIGPDGKLYVSIGSSCNVCIEDDPRRAAIVRYELDGSNETLYATGLRNAVGFAWQPGTGDLYATDNGRDFLGDDFPPCELDRVVEGGFYGWPYANGDRVPDPDYGAERPDLVAKSIPPVHGFGAHTAPLGMTFYDGDAFPERWRGAIFVAQHGSWNRSRKSGYQVVAVFLDEEGGAREEPFLTGFEVDDKVYGRPVDVAVGPDGALYVSDDFTGSIYRVAYGAAAPLPAASPTAGGAAGVQPGADPLAGLSPEEVERARATGRTLWEQSACAGCHEPPQAGTPSATYRPLGGLKAKYTIDSLATFLRTPQPPMPAYPFPEEQRRALAIYLLSEHP from the coding sequence ATGACGCGCGCCCGATCTTCTTCCTGTCTCGTTCGGCTCGCCGTCGCGCTCGCGCTCGCGACCGCGCTCGGCTGCAGCAACTACTACCTCCCCCTCGGCCGGATGACCGTCAACTTCCCGGGCTTCACCGGCGACGCGATGACCGAGTCGGAGGTGCGCGCGCGGCTGCGCGTGCCCGAAGGCTTCGCGGTCAACTCGTTTGCGTCGGGGATCCCGAACGCGCGCATGATGCGCTTCACCGAGGCGGGGGACATGCTCGTCAGCTCGCCGCGCGAGGGCAAGGTCTGGCTGCTCGCGCGCGACCGCAACGGCGACGGCACGGCGGACGGCAAGCGCGTGCTGCTCGATGGGCTGAACCGTCCGCACGGGCTCGCGCTGCACGACGGCTGGCTCTACGTCGCCGAGACCGACGCCGTGCTGCGCGTGCGCTTCGACGCCGAGAGCGGCACGGTGCGCGGCGCGCCGGAGCGCATCATCACCGGGCTGCCGGGCGGCGGCAACCACTGGACGCGCACGATCGCCATCGGTCCGGACGGCAAGCTCTACGTCTCGATCGGCTCGAGCTGCAACGTGTGCATCGAGGACGATCCGCGGCGCGCGGCGATCGTCCGCTACGAGCTCGACGGCAGCAACGAAACTTTGTATGCGACGGGGCTGCGCAACGCCGTCGGCTTCGCCTGGCAGCCGGGCACGGGCGATCTCTACGCGACCGACAACGGACGCGACTTCCTCGGCGACGACTTCCCGCCCTGCGAGCTCGACCGCGTCGTCGAGGGCGGCTTCTACGGCTGGCCGTACGCGAACGGCGACCGCGTGCCGGATCCCGACTACGGCGCCGAGCGTCCGGACCTGGTCGCGAAGTCGATCCCGCCGGTGCACGGCTTCGGCGCGCACACCGCACCGCTCGGCATGACGTTCTACGACGGCGACGCCTTCCCCGAGCGCTGGCGCGGCGCGATCTTCGTCGCGCAGCACGGCTCGTGGAACCGCTCGCGGAAGTCCGGCTACCAGGTGGTCGCGGTGTTCCTCGACGAGGAGGGCGGCGCGCGCGAGGAGCCGTTCCTCACCGGCTTCGAGGTCGACGACAAGGTGTACGGGCGTCCGGTCGACGTCGCGGTCGGGCCGGACGGCGCGCTCTACGTGTCGGACGACTTCACCGGCTCGATCTACCGCGTCGCGTACGGCGCCGCGGCGCCGCTGCCAGCGGCGTCGCCGACCGCGGGCGGTGCAGCCGGTGTCCAGCCGGGGGCGGACCCGCTCGCCGGCCTGTCGCCCGAGGAGGTCGAGCGCGCGCGCGCCACGGGACGCACGCTCTGGGAGCAGAGCGCCTGCGCCGGCTGCCACGAGCCGCCGCAGGCGGGCACGCCGAGCGCGACCTACCGTCCGCTCGGCGGGCTCAAGGCGAAGTACACGATCGACTCGCTCGCGACGTTCCTGCGCACGCCGCAGCCGCCGATGCCGGCGTATCCGTTCCCCGAGGAGCAGCGTCGCGCCCTAGCGATCTACTTGCTGTCTGAGCACCCCTGA
- a CDS encoding HIT family protein — protein sequence MSSEQDCIFCKIVRGEAPAHRVAEDERTLSFLDIFPVSDGHTLVITKEHYATLFDAPAEALQAVAATAKRVAHALRDVVQPEGMMVFQLNGAAAMQTVFHYHMHLLPRRSGEPLALHTRVPGDPQRLERLSAELRERLRSA from the coding sequence ATGAGCAGCGAGCAGGACTGCATCTTCTGCAAGATCGTGCGCGGCGAGGCGCCGGCCCATCGGGTCGCGGAGGACGAGCGGACGCTGTCCTTCCTCGACATCTTCCCGGTGAGCGACGGCCACACGCTGGTCATCACCAAGGAGCACTATGCGACGCTGTTCGACGCGCCCGCGGAGGCGCTGCAGGCGGTCGCGGCGACCGCGAAGCGCGTCGCGCACGCGCTGCGCGACGTCGTGCAGCCGGAGGGCATGATGGTCTTCCAGCTCAACGGCGCGGCTGCGATGCAGACCGTGTTCCACTACCACATGCACCTGCTGCCGCGGCGCAGCGGCGAGCCGCTCGCGCTGCACACCCGCGTGCCGGGCGACCCGCAGCGGCTCGAGCGCCTCTCGGCCGAGCTGCGCGAGCGCCTGCGCTCGGCGTAG
- a CDS encoding fused MFS/spermidine synthase: MSARRGTLVAVAACFFLSGLGSLALEVVWTRELRLVFGSTTLAASTILVAYMLGLGLGGLAGGRVAGRIASGVRAYGWFEIAIGAYALIVPWLLAKLPALNQTLLAGLDFWPAAFCRFAIALAVLLLPTLLMGATLPILVSTLTRRDPRIGAQTGLLYGLNTLGAVVGVVATTFVSFRVLGLTWTNRAGALLDVVVGVVALLLIAPRMATGDAAEVGALPSSAASREQRRGARAGRAGSRGERREVLARDLLGEERAPAAALLAVYAVVGFTALLYEVAWSRALAVVFGSSIYAFSSMLAAFLAGIALGSLIFRRWVDRTRSPVALLAGGLVALAVLATCTTAALPHLPAMFLRVVESYGLDSARIAIAQAVMCALVMLPPTLVLGGLFPLVARILADQVGEAGDAVGRVYFANTLGSAAGAFATGFVLLPTLGLRETLALGAALNLLGAALLLFAASRDARRRALALAPLAAAALLLVVPIPFDRQALTRGVFKAPDAELDFGIELLPVDGRPVQELLFYRDGINATVSVHREEGIVALRVNGKVDASSFGDMSTQVLLGQIPLLYGPPAKNVLVIGYASGVTTGSVATHSEVERIDAVEIEPAIVEASRFFDRVSGSPLDDPRVHVVLDDARSFLAATREKYDVIISEPSNPWMSGVSNLFTREFFSIVRRALAPGGRLLQWVQLYALDPQALASIIAAVRAEFPYVYGFADFSGSPDLLLLAMDRPLGLEDLPRWEKLPPKVQGDLQRIGNFSTIDLWSLMRVTPKDVDALVAKAPVVNSDENLFIELGTPWMLYDETSTANWKALVSTRGAILPLLRALGEPMDRDRIGELALAHARKESQAVNDLLMEAGRTGTAIAAATIVARRYNDGSLSLENQLATLDEAVALAPQSFEARLLRAQVREEAGDLEGSLADASRAVELSPGDPRARALRMRVLAKLGRYAEARLDADSIVDTAWAQAQQNVRREAAEVVLRAGDLPRATAMLEALLRGPDPMWSEGWQMLAWAYAQQGDDERARAADENARTSRRNRALGYHRMARSALWQGKPDDAAVLLSIALSADPDYEQARTELQQLQARTSTSAR, from the coding sequence GTGTCCGCACGTCGCGGCACGCTGGTCGCGGTCGCTGCCTGCTTCTTCCTCTCCGGTCTCGGCAGCCTCGCGCTCGAGGTCGTGTGGACGCGCGAGCTGCGCCTGGTGTTCGGCTCGACGACGCTCGCCGCGAGCACGATCCTGGTCGCGTACATGCTCGGGCTCGGCCTCGGCGGGCTCGCCGGCGGCCGGGTCGCCGGGCGCATCGCGAGCGGCGTGCGCGCCTACGGCTGGTTCGAGATCGCGATCGGCGCCTATGCGCTCATCGTGCCCTGGCTGCTCGCGAAGCTGCCGGCGCTCAACCAGACGCTGCTCGCCGGGCTCGACTTCTGGCCGGCGGCGTTCTGCCGCTTCGCGATCGCGCTCGCGGTGCTGCTGCTGCCGACGCTGCTGATGGGCGCGACACTGCCGATTCTGGTCTCGACGCTCACGCGGCGCGACCCGCGGATCGGCGCGCAGACGGGTCTCCTCTACGGCCTCAACACGCTCGGCGCCGTGGTCGGCGTGGTGGCGACGACCTTCGTCTCCTTCCGCGTGCTCGGCCTCACCTGGACGAACCGCGCCGGCGCGCTGCTCGACGTCGTGGTCGGCGTGGTCGCGCTGCTGCTGATCGCGCCGCGGATGGCGACGGGTGACGCGGCGGAGGTCGGCGCGTTGCCGTCGTCGGCGGCGTCGCGCGAGCAGCGGCGCGGCGCGAGGGCAGGGCGGGCCGGCTCGCGCGGGGAGCGTCGCGAGGTCCTTGCGCGCGACCTGCTCGGCGAGGAGCGCGCGCCCGCGGCGGCGCTGCTCGCGGTGTACGCCGTCGTCGGCTTCACGGCGCTGCTCTACGAGGTCGCGTGGTCGCGCGCGCTCGCGGTGGTGTTCGGCTCGTCGATCTACGCCTTCTCGTCGATGCTCGCGGCGTTCCTCGCCGGCATCGCGCTCGGCAGCCTGATCTTCCGGCGCTGGGTCGACCGCACGCGCTCGCCGGTCGCGCTGCTCGCGGGCGGTCTCGTCGCGCTCGCCGTGCTCGCGACCTGCACGACCGCCGCGCTGCCGCACCTGCCGGCGATGTTCCTGCGCGTCGTCGAGTCGTACGGGCTCGACAGCGCGCGCATCGCGATCGCGCAGGCGGTGATGTGCGCGCTCGTCATGCTGCCGCCGACGCTCGTGCTGGGCGGACTCTTCCCGCTGGTCGCGCGCATCCTCGCGGACCAGGTCGGCGAGGCCGGCGACGCGGTCGGACGCGTGTACTTCGCGAACACGCTGGGCTCGGCGGCGGGTGCCTTCGCGACCGGCTTCGTGCTGCTGCCGACGCTCGGCCTGCGCGAGACGCTGGCGCTCGGTGCGGCGCTGAACCTGCTCGGCGCGGCGCTGCTGCTGTTCGCGGCGTCGCGCGACGCGCGCCGGCGCGCTCTCGCGCTCGCTCCCCTCGCCGCCGCGGCGCTGCTGCTCGTCGTCCCGATCCCCTTCGACCGTCAAGCACTGACGCGCGGCGTGTTCAAGGCGCCCGACGCGGAGCTCGACTTCGGCATCGAGCTGCTGCCCGTCGACGGACGTCCGGTGCAGGAGCTGCTGTTCTACCGCGACGGCATCAACGCGACCGTCTCGGTGCACCGCGAGGAGGGCATCGTCGCGCTGCGGGTGAACGGCAAGGTCGACGCGTCGAGCTTCGGCGACATGTCGACGCAGGTCCTGCTCGGGCAGATCCCGCTGCTCTACGGACCGCCCGCGAAGAACGTGCTGGTGATCGGCTACGCGTCCGGCGTCACGACCGGCTCGGTCGCGACCCACTCCGAGGTCGAGCGCATCGACGCGGTCGAGATCGAGCCCGCGATCGTCGAGGCGTCGCGCTTCTTCGACCGCGTGAGCGGCAGCCCGCTCGACGATCCGCGCGTCCACGTCGTGCTCGACGACGCGCGCTCGTTCCTCGCCGCGACCCGCGAGAAGTACGACGTCATCATCTCCGAGCCCTCGAACCCGTGGATGAGCGGCGTCTCGAACCTCTTCACGCGCGAGTTCTTCTCGATCGTGCGCCGCGCGCTCGCGCCCGGCGGACGCCTGCTGCAGTGGGTGCAGCTCTACGCGCTCGACCCGCAGGCGCTCGCGTCGATCATCGCCGCGGTGCGCGCGGAGTTCCCGTACGTCTACGGCTTCGCCGACTTCTCCGGCAGCCCCGATCTGCTGCTGCTCGCGATGGATCGTCCGCTCGGGCTCGAGGACCTGCCGCGCTGGGAGAAGCTGCCGCCGAAGGTGCAGGGCGATCTGCAGCGCATCGGCAACTTCTCGACCATCGACCTCTGGAGCCTGATGCGCGTCACGCCCAAGGACGTCGACGCGCTCGTCGCCAAGGCGCCGGTCGTGAACTCGGACGAGAACCTGTTCATCGAGCTCGGCACGCCGTGGATGCTCTACGACGAGACGTCGACCGCGAACTGGAAGGCGCTGGTCAGCACGCGCGGCGCGATCCTGCCGCTGCTGCGTGCGCTCGGCGAGCCGATGGATCGCGACCGCATCGGCGAGCTCGCGCTCGCGCACGCGCGCAAGGAATCGCAGGCGGTGAACGATCTGCTGATGGAGGCGGGCCGCACGGGGACGGCGATCGCGGCGGCGACGATCGTCGCGCGGCGGTACAACGACGGCTCGCTGTCGCTCGAGAACCAGCTCGCGACGCTCGACGAGGCGGTCGCCCTCGCGCCGCAGTCGTTCGAGGCGCGCTTGCTGCGCGCGCAGGTGCGCGAGGAGGCGGGCGACCTCGAGGGCTCGCTCGCCGACGCGTCGCGCGCCGTCGAGCTCTCACCCGGCGACCCGCGCGCGCGTGCGCTGCGCATGCGCGTGCTCGCAAAGCTCGGACGCTACGCCGAGGCGCGGCTCGACGCCGACTCGATCGTCGACACCGCGTGGGCGCAGGCGCAGCAGAACGTCCGCCGCGAGGCGGCCGAGGTCGTGCTGCGCGCGGGCGACCTGCCGCGCGCGACCGCGATGCTCGAGGCGCTGCTGCGCGGTCCGGATCCGATGTGGAGCGAGGGCTGGCAGATGCTCGCCTGGGCGTACGCCCAGCAGGGCGACGACGAGCGCGCGCGCGCCGCGGACGAGAACGCGCGCACGTCGCGGCGCAACCGCGCGCTCGGCTACCACCGCATGGCGCGCTCGGCGCTCTGGCAGGGCAAGCCCGACGACGCGGCGGTGCTGCTGAGCATCGCGCTCTCGGCCGACCCGGACTACGAGCAGGCGCGCACCGAGCTGCAGCAGCTCCAGGCCCGCACGTCGACGAGCGCGCGCTAG
- a CDS encoding fused MFS/spermidine synthase has product MLARRGLLVLGACFFLSGMGSLALEVVWTRQMRLVFGSTTLAASTILVAYMLGLGLGGLAGGRVAGRLRDGVRAYGWIEIAIGAYALAVPWLLLRLPDLNRSLLAGMSFWEAALCRFAIALVLLLLPTVLMGATLPIVVDAVVRRDPRVGASTGLFYGLNTLGAVAGVFVATFVLFPTIGLRWTNAFGALLDVVVGALALTMVAPRLRAWQPAAGGVGDRAPASSEPAARARHGAAASDVPVPLALTLVVYAVVGFSALLYEVAWTRALAVVLGSSIYAFSSMLGAFLAGIGLGSLVFRRWIDTTRAPYALLGGGIALLAVLALATTLAVPHLPDVFLEQLATPEPSPGRMLAAQIALCILAMLPPALVLGGLFPLVARLVAERAHDAGDAVGKVYFANTVGSASGAFFTGFVLIPALGLRDTLALGAALDLAAAGALLLACARGRRAVQAAGVAALAGCAALALVPIPFDRETFTRGVFKSPSLMLDFGVEYVKLEGVRDKELLYYRDGINATVSVHRGGATTFLRVNGKPDASSHDDMPTQVLLGEVPLLFGAPAKSVAVIGYASGVTVGSVARHAEVERIDAIEIEPAIVEASRFFDPQSGSPLDDPRVTLILDDARSYLAATDRKYDVLISEPSNPWMSGVSNLFTREFFAIAKRALAPGGRLLQWVQLYAMDPQALYSILAAVRAEFPYVYGFANEEGGSDLLLLAMERPLTRDELPRWEDLSPKVRADLERVGTYSTADLWSLVRLLPADVDALVAQAPVVNTDDNLYVELGTPLMLQEDTLTPNWEAFASFPRGVLPLLESVGEPLDATLLGELALSYIERRTDPTVGPELLRIAQERGKSAPLVTAAVVLGRAVGEEGFSLANQIASLDDAIALDPAAFAPRLLRAQILAEAENHAAALEAVDAALLLRPGDARARALRARTLYALERYDEALAEIETLAASDVPLEDELAQRRAELYLRTGRTSEAVAALEEELEVKDSTWLEGWVMLAQAYEETGDRTGAERARRNAQATLRNRARSYQWLARSALWRGWRDDAIPLLETALRAEPDNPTIASDLAALRASQAGQGAAEH; this is encoded by the coding sequence ATGCTCGCCCGGCGGGGTCTCCTCGTGCTCGGCGCCTGCTTCTTCCTCTCCGGGATGGGAAGTCTCGCGCTCGAGGTGGTGTGGACGCGGCAGATGCGTCTCGTGTTCGGCTCGACGACGCTCGCCGCGAGCACGATTCTCGTCGCCTACATGCTCGGGCTCGGCCTCGGCGGCCTCGCCGGCGGCCGCGTCGCCGGGCGCCTGCGCGACGGCGTGCGCGCGTACGGCTGGATCGAGATCGCGATCGGCGCCTACGCGCTCGCGGTGCCGTGGCTCCTGCTGCGGCTGCCCGACCTGAACCGCTCGCTGCTCGCCGGGATGAGCTTCTGGGAGGCGGCTCTGTGCCGCTTCGCGATCGCGCTGGTGCTGCTCCTGCTGCCGACGGTGCTGATGGGCGCGACGCTGCCGATCGTGGTCGACGCGGTGGTGCGGCGCGACCCGCGGGTCGGCGCGAGCACGGGGCTCTTCTACGGGCTCAACACGCTCGGTGCGGTCGCGGGCGTGTTCGTCGCGACCTTCGTCCTCTTTCCGACGATCGGGCTGCGCTGGACGAACGCGTTCGGCGCGCTGCTCGACGTCGTGGTCGGCGCGCTCGCGCTGACCATGGTCGCGCCGCGGCTGCGCGCGTGGCAGCCTGCGGCGGGCGGCGTCGGCGACCGCGCGCCAGCGTCGTCGGAGCCCGCCGCGCGCGCCCGCCACGGCGCCGCAGCCAGCGACGTGCCGGTGCCGCTCGCGCTGACGCTCGTCGTCTACGCGGTGGTCGGCTTCTCGGCGCTGCTCTACGAGGTCGCCTGGACGCGCGCGCTCGCCGTCGTCCTCGGCTCGTCGATCTACGCGTTCTCGTCGATGCTGGGCGCGTTCCTCGCCGGCATCGGGCTCGGCAGCCTCGTCTTCCGCCGCTGGATCGACACGACGCGCGCGCCCTACGCGCTGCTCGGCGGCGGCATCGCGCTGCTCGCCGTGCTGGCGCTCGCGACGACGCTCGCGGTGCCGCACCTGCCCGACGTCTTCCTCGAGCAGCTCGCGACGCCGGAGCCGTCGCCGGGCCGCATGCTCGCCGCACAGATCGCGCTCTGCATCCTCGCGATGCTGCCGCCGGCGCTGGTGCTGGGCGGTCTGTTCCCGCTGGTCGCGCGCCTCGTCGCCGAGCGCGCGCACGACGCCGGCGACGCGGTGGGCAAGGTCTACTTCGCGAACACCGTCGGCTCGGCGAGCGGCGCGTTCTTCACGGGCTTCGTCCTGATCCCCGCGCTCGGGCTGCGCGACACGCTCGCGCTCGGCGCAGCTCTCGACCTCGCCGCGGCGGGCGCGCTGCTCCTCGCCTGCGCGCGCGGCAGGCGAGCGGTGCAGGCGGCGGGTGTGGCGGCGCTCGCCGGGTGCGCGGCGCTCGCGCTCGTGCCGATCCCGTTCGACCGCGAGACGTTCACGCGCGGCGTCTTCAAGAGCCCGAGCCTGATGCTCGACTTCGGCGTCGAGTACGTGAAGCTCGAGGGCGTGCGCGACAAGGAGCTGCTCTACTACCGCGACGGCATCAACGCGACGGTGTCGGTGCACCGCGGCGGCGCGACGACCTTCCTGCGCGTCAACGGCAAGCCCGACGCCTCGAGCCACGACGACATGCCGACGCAAGTGCTGCTCGGCGAGGTCCCGCTCTTGTTCGGCGCGCCGGCGAAGAGCGTGGCGGTGATCGGCTACGCCTCGGGCGTGACCGTCGGCTCGGTCGCGCGGCACGCGGAGGTCGAGCGCATCGACGCGATCGAGATCGAGCCCGCGATCGTCGAGGCGTCGCGCTTCTTCGACCCGCAGAGCGGCAGCCCGCTCGACGACCCGCGCGTGACGCTGATCCTCGACGACGCGCGCTCCTACCTCGCCGCGACCGACCGGAAGTACGACGTCCTCATCTCCGAGCCCTCGAACCCGTGGATGAGCGGCGTCTCGAACCTGTTCACGCGCGAGTTCTTCGCGATCGCGAAGCGCGCGCTTGCGCCCGGCGGACGCTTGCTGCAGTGGGTGCAGCTCTACGCGATGGATCCGCAGGCGCTCTACTCGATCCTCGCCGCGGTGCGCGCGGAGTTCCCCTACGTCTATGGCTTCGCCAACGAGGAAGGCGGCTCCGACCTGCTGCTGCTCGCGATGGAGCGTCCGCTGACGCGCGACGAGCTGCCGCGCTGGGAGGACCTCTCGCCGAAGGTGCGCGCCGACCTCGAGCGGGTCGGGACGTACTCGACCGCGGACCTCTGGAGCCTCGTGCGGCTCTTGCCCGCGGACGTCGACGCGCTCGTCGCGCAGGCGCCGGTCGTCAATACCGACGACAACCTGTACGTCGAGCTCGGCACGCCGCTCATGCTGCAGGAGGACACGCTGACGCCGAACTGGGAGGCCTTCGCGAGCTTCCCGCGCGGCGTCCTGCCGCTGCTCGAGTCGGTCGGCGAGCCGCTCGACGCGACGCTGCTCGGCGAGCTCGCGCTGTCCTACATCGAGCGTCGCACCGATCCGACGGTCGGGCCGGAGCTGCTGCGCATCGCGCAGGAGCGCGGCAAGAGCGCGCCGCTCGTCACCGCCGCGGTGGTGCTCGGCCGGGCGGTCGGCGAGGAGGGCTTCTCGCTCGCGAACCAGATCGCGTCGCTCGACGACGCCATCGCGCTCGATCCCGCGGCGTTCGCGCCGCGGCTCCTGCGCGCGCAGATCCTCGCCGAGGCGGAGAACCATGCGGCGGCGCTCGAGGCGGTCGATGCGGCGCTGCTGCTGCGGCCGGGCGACGCGCGCGCGCGTGCGCTGCGCGCCAGGACGCTGTATGCGCTCGAGCGCTACGACGAGGCGCTTGCCGAGATCGAGACGCTCGCCGCGTCGGACGTGCCGCTCGAGGACGAGCTCGCGCAGCGCCGCGCCGAGCTCTACCTGCGCACCGGGCGCACCTCCGAGGCGGTGGCGGCGCTCGAGGAGGAGCTCGAGGTGAAGGATTCCACCTGGCTCGAAGGCTGGGTGATGCTCGCCCAGGCGTACGAGGAGACCGGCGACCGGACCGGCGCCGAGCGCGCGCGCCGCAACGCGCAGGCGACGCTGCGCAACCGCGCCCGCTCGTACCAGTGGCTCGCGCGCAGCGCGCTCTGGCGCGGCTGGCGCGACGACGCGATCCCGCTGCTCGAGACCGCGCTGCGCGCGGAGCCGGACAACCCGACGATCGCGAGCGACCTCGCGGCGCTGCGCGCGTCGCAGGCCGGCCAAGGCGCCGCGGAGCACTGA
- a CDS encoding MFS transporter — protein sequence MAGEVEQPETTRAESDRDAAVPQTGASQPALWVSSTYFAEGFPYGVVNNLAEILFKELGASLQVIGLTSLFHLPWNLKFLWGPLLDAYETKRSWIIATEVALSIGLVLLALLVGASPGLGAIALCFAVLAFLSATHDIAIDGYYLESLRERDQSAYVGYRATAYRLATLAIGGPLLYVIGGVLGWSGGLLLAAAVMAGLTAYHAGWLPRTERRRAPFDELVRQIATPRRLAWLAGVCAVALGVVLLLRTLPLDEATVAALWETAARAGVTLAGWTAMALLVVLIVALASLDRIRGRLELRNSVYADAFVSFLEQPRTALVLAFIVAFRVGESFLVKMRWPFLRDTVGLSLEAYSIANGTLGVAAGFAATIVGGKLIARDGLRRWIWPFVLAQNALNLLYVWLAALGASASITMTTTVIAVEQFGAGLGTAVFMVYLMRCCDPAHRAAHMAIVTALMSVSFTLAGVASGFLADWMGFGPYFLLTFLVTIPGMALVPFLPHLDGRETTPQPRKRLERRRTSL from the coding sequence GTGGCAGGCGAGGTGGAGCAGCCGGAGACGACGCGCGCGGAGTCCGACCGCGACGCCGCCGTGCCCCAGACGGGCGCTTCGCAGCCCGCGCTCTGGGTGTCGAGCACATATTTCGCCGAGGGCTTTCCCTACGGCGTGGTGAACAACCTCGCCGAGATCCTCTTCAAGGAGCTCGGTGCGAGCCTGCAGGTCATCGGCCTCACCTCGCTGTTCCACCTGCCGTGGAACCTCAAGTTCCTCTGGGGGCCGCTGCTCGACGCGTACGAGACCAAGCGCTCGTGGATCATCGCCACCGAGGTCGCGCTGTCGATCGGGCTCGTGCTGCTCGCGCTGCTGGTCGGCGCCTCGCCGGGGCTCGGCGCGATCGCGCTGTGCTTCGCCGTGCTCGCGTTCCTCTCGGCGACGCACGACATCGCGATCGACGGCTACTACCTCGAGAGCCTGCGCGAGCGCGACCAGTCCGCCTACGTCGGCTACCGCGCGACCGCCTACCGGCTCGCGACGCTCGCGATCGGCGGACCGCTGCTCTACGTGATCGGCGGCGTGCTCGGCTGGAGCGGCGGCTTGTTGCTCGCCGCGGCGGTGATGGCGGGCCTGACCGCGTACCACGCCGGCTGGCTGCCGCGTACCGAGCGGCGGCGCGCGCCGTTCGACGAGCTCGTGCGGCAGATCGCGACGCCGCGGCGTCTCGCGTGGCTCGCCGGCGTGTGCGCCGTGGCGCTCGGCGTCGTCCTGCTGCTGCGCACGCTGCCGCTCGACGAGGCGACGGTCGCCGCGCTCTGGGAGACGGCGGCGCGCGCCGGCGTCACCCTCGCCGGGTGGACGGCGATGGCGCTGCTCGTCGTGCTGATCGTCGCGCTCGCCTCGCTCGACCGCATCCGCGGACGCCTCGAGCTTCGCAATTCGGTCTACGCCGACGCGTTCGTGAGCTTCCTCGAGCAGCCGCGCACGGCGCTCGTGCTCGCGTTCATCGTCGCGTTCCGCGTCGGCGAGTCCTTCCTGGTGAAGATGCGCTGGCCGTTTCTGCGCGACACCGTCGGCCTGTCGCTCGAGGCGTACTCGATCGCGAACGGGACGCTCGGCGTGGCCGCGGGCTTCGCCGCGACCATCGTGGGCGGCAAGCTGATCGCGCGCGACGGGCTGCGGCGCTGGATCTGGCCCTTCGTACTCGCGCAGAACGCGCTCAACCTGCTCTACGTCTGGCTCGCCGCGCTCGGCGCGTCGGCGTCGATCACGATGACCACCACGGTGATCGCGGTCGAGCAGTTCGGCGCGGGGCTCGGCACCGCGGTGTTCATGGTCTACCTGATGCGCTGCTGCGACCCCGCGCACCGCGCCGCGCACATGGCGATCGTCACAGCGCTGATGAGCGTCAGCTTCACGCTCGCCGGCGTCGCGAGCGGCTTCCTCGCCGACTGGATGGGCTTCGGACCGTACTTCCTGCTCACCTTCCTGGTGACCATCCCCGGCATGGCGCTGGTGCCGTTCCTGCCGCACCTCGACGGACGCGAGACGACGCCGCAGCCCAGAAAGCGTCTCGAACGTCGCCGAACGTCGTTGTAG